From the Panthera leo isolate Ple1 chromosome C1, P.leo_Ple1_pat1.1, whole genome shotgun sequence genome, one window contains:
- the GPR88 gene encoding probable G-protein coupled receptor 88, whose protein sequence is MTNSSSTSTSSTTGGSLLLLCEEEESWAGRRIPVSLLYSGLAIGGTLANGMVIYLVSSFRKLQTTSNAFIVNGCAADLSVCALWMPQEAVLGLLPTGSAEPPADWDGAGGSYRLLRGGLLGLGLTVSLLSHCLVALNRYLLITRAPATYQALYQRRHTAGMLALSWALALGLVLLLPPWAPRPGAAPPRVHYPALLAAAALLAQTALLLHCYLGIVRRVRVSVKRVSVLNFHLLHQLPGCAAAAAAFPGAPHAPGPGGAAHPAQAQPLPPALHPRRAQRRLSGLSVLLLCCVFLLATQPLVWVSLASGFSLPVPWGVQAASWLLCCALSALNPLLYTWRNEEFRRSVRSVLPGVGDAAAAAAAATAVPAVSQAQLGTRAAGQHW, encoded by the coding sequence ATGACCAACTCCTCCTCCACGtccacctcctccaccaccgGGGGATCGCTGCTGCTGCTCTGCGAGGAAGAGGAGTCGTGGGCGGGCCGGCGCATCCCCGTGTCCCTTCTGTACTCGGGCCTGGCCATCGGGGGCACGCTGGCCAACGGCATGGTCATCTATCTCGTGTCGTCCTTCCGAAAGCTGCAGACCACCAGCAACGCCTTCATCGTGAACGGCTGCGCCGCGGACCTCAGCGTCTGCGCCCTCTGGATGCCGCAGGAGGCGGTGCTCGGGCTCCTGCCCACAGGCTCGGCGGAGCCCCCCGCGGACTGGGACGGCGCCGGCGGCAGCTACCGCCTGCTGCGGGGAGGGCTGCTAGGCCTCGGGCTCACCGTGTCCCTCCTGTCCCACTGCCTGGTGGCCCTGAACCGCTACCTGCTCATCACCCGGGCGCCTGCCACCTACCAAGCGCTGTACCAGCGGCGCCACACGGCGGGCATGCTGGCGCTCTCCTGGGCGCTCGCCCTGGGCCTCGTGCTGCTGCTCCCGCCCTGGGCGCCGCGGCCCGGTGCCGCGCCCCCGCGCGTCCACTACCCGGCGCTGCTGGCCGCCGCGGCGCTGCTGGCGCAGACGGCGCTGCTGCTGCACTGCTACCTGGGCATCGTGCGCCGCGTGCGCGTCAGCGTCAAGCGGGTCAGCGTCCTCAACTTCCACCTGCTGCACCAGCTGCCCGgctgcgccgccgccgccgccgccttccCGGGCGCCCCGCACGCGCCGGGCCCGGGGGGAGCCGCGCACCCGGCGCAGGCCCAGCCCCTGCCGCCCGCGCTGCACCCGCGGCGGGCGCAGCGCCGTCTCAGCGGCCTGTCGGTGCTTCTGCTCTGCTGCGTCTTCCTGCTGGCCACGCAGCCGCTGGTGTGGGTGAGCCTGGCCAGCGGCTTCTCGCTGCCCGTGCCCTGGGGCGTGCAGGCGGCCAGCTGGCTCCTGTGCTGCGCCCTGTCCGCGCTCAACCCGCTGCTCTACACGTGGAGGAACGAGGAGTTCCGTCGCTCGGTGCGCTCCGTCCTGCCCGGCGTCGGCGACGCGGCGGCGGCCGCAGCTGCCGCCACGGCCGTGCCCGCGGTGTCCCAGGCGCAGCTGGGCACCCGCGCCGCCGGCCAGCACTGGTGA